In the genome of Petrotoga olearia DSM 13574, one region contains:
- a CDS encoding TatD family hydrolase, producing the protein MNFIDTHCHLLLKQFDDDRQEILEKVNEELDLLIEISINVESSKNVVNFLKDKEKIFGTVGIHPTESEGLKETDIDEIKELARKPKIVAIGEIGLDFHWETNKQDQYKSLDMQLDIAKEVGLPVAFHIRDAYDEAYNFLQKKGLSEYKGVVHCFSSDWEMAQKFLDLGLYIGFDGPITYPKNNKLREVVEKTPVERILPETDSPFLPPVPYRGKRNNPTYVKYVYEKISEIKGIDVENLKEIIKSNVEKLFFNRG; encoded by the coding sequence TTGAATTTTATTGATACTCATTGCCACTTGTTACTCAAACAGTTTGATGATGATAGGCAAGAGATATTGGAAAAAGTTAATGAAGAGTTGGATCTGTTGATCGAAATTAGTATAAACGTTGAGTCTTCTAAAAATGTAGTTAATTTCTTAAAAGATAAGGAAAAAATATTTGGAACTGTTGGAATACATCCCACCGAAAGTGAAGGTTTAAAGGAAACAGATATAGATGAAATAAAAGAACTGGCAAGAAAGCCTAAAATTGTAGCAATCGGAGAAATTGGATTGGATTTTCATTGGGAAACTAATAAACAGGACCAGTATAAAAGTTTGGATATGCAATTAGATATAGCTAAAGAGGTAGGCTTACCAGTAGCTTTTCATATTAGAGATGCGTATGATGAGGCATACAATTTTTTACAAAAAAAAGGATTATCTGAGTATAAAGGTGTGGTTCATTGCTTTTCAAGTGATTGGGAAATGGCTCAGAAATTTTTGGATTTGGGTTTATATATAGGGTTTGATGGCCCAATCACTTATCCAAAAAATAATAAATTGAGGGAAGTTGTTGAAAAAACACCTGTTGAAAGAATTTTACCTGAAACAGATTCGCCTTTTTTACCTCCTGTACCTTACAGGGGAAAAAGAAACAATCCGACGTACGTAAAGTATGTTTATGAGAAAATATCAGAAATAAAAGGGATAGACGTTGAAAATTTGAAAGAGATTATAAAAAGCAACGTTGAAAAGCTTTTCTTTAATAGAGGCTGA
- a CDS encoding Cof-type HAD-IIB family hydrolase, with translation MKKAFVFDLDGTLLNSEVRISPKTYQALKKLKEEDHLIIIASGRMYASTMYIVESFLPFLKGNVIISSYNGGYIVDLNGKVVFEKGISKESAVKCIKFLRDLNVHRHIYIKDKLISEIDDKEIRDYSKHSFVDYILVDDLIAEIENSTHPTLKILAIGEPDKIDLVKKLSEKEFHSEFNLMKSWDTYLDFIPYGVSKGNSLKIISKMYNLDPNTLYVFGDSENDIDMLELTKNSFSMGNAKEDVKKVANYLIPSNDEDGVAYAIEKILADDLDNVNS, from the coding sequence ATGAAAAAAGCTTTTGTTTTTGATTTGGATGGAACGCTTTTAAATTCTGAGGTAAGAATTTCACCAAAAACATATCAAGCTCTAAAAAAGTTGAAAGAAGAAGACCATCTTATAATAATAGCAAGTGGAAGAATGTACGCATCAACTATGTACATCGTTGAAAGTTTTCTCCCTTTTTTGAAAGGGAATGTGATCATTTCCTCCTACAACGGAGGATACATAGTCGACCTCAATGGAAAAGTAGTCTTTGAAAAGGGTATTTCAAAGGAAAGTGCTGTTAAATGTATAAAATTCCTTAGAGACCTTAATGTTCACAGACACATCTATATAAAAGATAAACTTATTTCTGAAATAGACGATAAAGAGATCAGAGATTACTCAAAACACTCATTCGTTGATTATATTCTGGTAGATGATTTAATTGCTGAAATAGAGAATTCAACTCACCCAACATTAAAGATATTAGCAATTGGAGAGCCTGATAAAATAGACCTTGTTAAAAAATTATCAGAAAAAGAGTTTCACAGTGAGTTTAACCTCATGAAATCGTGGGATACTTATTTGGACTTTATACCTTATGGGGTTTCAAAAGGGAATAGTTTAAAGATAATTTCAAAAATGTACAACTTAGACCCCAATACCCTATACGTTTTTGGTGATTCCGAAAACGATATAGACATGCTTGAATTAACAAAAAACAGCTTCTCAATGGGAAACGCTAAAGAAGATGTAAAAAAAGTAGCAAATTATTTGATACCTAGTAACGATGAGGACGGTGTGGCATATGCCATTGAAAAGATACTGGCTGACGATCTCGACAATGTTAATTCTTAG
- a CDS encoding S-layer homology domain-containing protein produces MKKTLAFFVVMVFVVSTFSLGFTDVGEDHWAYDYVMKLVEKGVIPVDEPTFRGYEPLTRSDAAVWMSRLVTYLENSPEIAKTSDLSYLEAKVGDLSKKVNNVESQFNSLNEQLQADDLLSDLQATYQDVKKTAYRAKNMGDALETDLLAVSQDVSGLKATVSKLEVTVKETKSLAEQNQMFVKALPSLSQKVASNQERIASLEEFKTSMAKQHLNLKYDTYDKIDGLTNRVSTNEEQIASLSQDLAEVKRTAEINQMFVKALPDLSKKAASNEAKITELSQVVEAQNAEIAKAKDNTMLWLLAGLGVILGAIGIFMPQ; encoded by the coding sequence ATGAAGAAAACGCTTGCTTTTTTTGTAGTAATGGTATTTGTGGTTTCTACCTTTTCACTCGGCTTCACTGATGTAGGAGAAGATCACTGGGCGTATGATTACGTTATGAAGCTAGTTGAAAAAGGTGTAATTCCTGTAGACGAACCAACCTTTAGAGGTTATGAACCTTTAACGAGGTCAGATGCAGCAGTTTGGATGTCGAGGTTGGTAACTTATTTAGAGAACTCTCCTGAAATTGCAAAGACGAGTGATTTGTCCTATTTGGAAGCCAAAGTAGGAGATCTCTCAAAGAAAGTAAATAACGTTGAAAGTCAGTTTAATTCATTGAATGAGCAGTTACAAGCGGATGACCTTTTATCCGATTTGCAGGCAACTTATCAAGATGTCAAAAAGACAGCCTACAGAGCCAAAAACATGGGAGACGCTTTAGAGACTGATTTGTTGGCAGTTAGTCAGGATGTATCTGGGTTAAAAGCAACAGTTAGTAAGTTAGAGGTAACTGTGAAAGAAACAAAGAGTTTAGCGGAACAAAATCAAATGTTTGTCAAAGCATTACCCTCACTTTCACAAAAAGTGGCTTCAAACCAAGAAAGGATTGCTTCGCTCGAAGAATTCAAAACAAGTATGGCAAAGCAACATTTGAATCTCAAATACGATACTTACGACAAGATAGACGGATTAACCAACAGGGTATCTACAAACGAAGAACAAATCGCATCTTTGTCTCAAGATTTGGCAGAAGTCAAAAGGACAGCTGAAATAAATCAGATGTTTGTTAAGGCTTTACCAGATCTTTCAAAAAAAGCCGCTTCTAACGAAGCAAAAATAACAGAGTTAAGTCAAGTAGTTGAAGCTCAAAACGCAGAAATAGCAAAGGCTAAAGATAACACAATGCTATGGTTATTAGCGGGTTTAGGAGTTATTTTAGGTGCTATTGGTATTTTTATGCCCCAATAA
- a CDS encoding PPC domain-containing DNA-binding protein codes for MDFAKFGNKYIVRLDKGEEIVSTLKDFCLRNSIKLGTIYGLGSTNVITIGLFNTHEKKYYSKEFKGDFEILNLTGNISTMDGETYLHLHVSISDSDLHSYGGHLNSAIVSGTAEVIVESIEGTVDRNYDSEVGLNLYNFRR; via the coding sequence ATGGATTTTGCTAAATTTGGCAATAAATACATTGTTAGATTAGATAAGGGAGAAGAAATCGTTTCAACGTTGAAGGACTTTTGTTTAAGAAATTCTATAAAATTAGGCACGATATATGGATTGGGTTCAACGAATGTTATAACAATAGGTTTGTTCAATACCCATGAAAAGAAATACTATTCAAAAGAGTTTAAAGGAGACTTCGAAATATTGAATCTCACAGGAAATATATCTACTATGGATGGAGAGACTTATTTGCATTTACATGTAAGTATCTCAGATTCGGATCTTCATTCTTATGGTGGGCATTTGAATTCCGCCATAGTCAGTGGAACCGCAGAAGTAATAGTTGAAAGTATAGAGGGTACAGTAGATAGAAACTATGATTCAGAAGTTGGCCTAAATCTGTATAATTTTAGAAGATAG
- the secG gene encoding preprotein translocase subunit SecG, producing MGFLGILLIIIHIILALGVIYFALQRMQKNSEIGGAFGAGGSATNFGREKGLDKSSKIALTFGILFMINCFLVTWIIA from the coding sequence ATGGGGTTTCTAGGTATCTTGCTTATAATTATTCATATCATTTTAGCCTTGGGAGTAATCTACTTTGCACTGCAAAGAATGCAAAAAAATAGTGAAATAGGTGGTGCATTTGGTGCCGGAGGTTCGGCTACCAATTTTGGCCGAGAGAAAGGGTTAGATAAAAGTTCCAAAATTGCTCTAACTTTTGGTATACTCTTTATGATAAACTGTTTTTTGGTAACATGGATAATAGCTTAA
- the murA gene encoding UDP-N-acetylglucosamine 1-carboxyvinyltransferase yields MIVKGPQKARGILTVSGSKNAVLPIMGASILTDDDIELRNVPDLADVRTMIEILESAGKVIERFDDQLIIKSSGTINSEIPYEPVRKMRASFNVYGPLTLRNGYAKVALPGGCSIGARPVDFHLEGLKKLGIESTIEHGFVTSKLNNPNSLINISLPFPSVGATEHVLTTACLLEGVKTTISNCAIEPEVTDLVNFLNRMGAKITGGGTSILKIEGVKKLSGIKYTIIPDRIEAGTYIILGKLIGEKLTIQNVSAEHLNSLFSVFENIGSPIDYDEKKREVKVVETPLDTLNSISMETSPFPGFPTDLQPQITTFLSLVPGRSTITETVFKSRFYHIDELNRMGAKIRVEDNTAIIEGVNKLSGAPVEATDLRAAAALLIAGLVAEGETIISNVDHIFRGYENIHEKLEQVGIDLIYEK; encoded by the coding sequence ATGATCGTAAAAGGACCTCAAAAGGCAAGAGGCATATTGACTGTTTCTGGCTCAAAAAACGCAGTTCTACCAATTATGGGAGCCTCTATACTCACCGATGATGATATTGAGTTAAGGAACGTCCCAGATTTAGCTGACGTTAGAACTATGATTGAAATACTAGAAAGTGCAGGGAAAGTAATAGAACGTTTCGATGATCAACTTATAATTAAAAGCTCTGGAACTATCAATTCTGAGATTCCCTATGAACCCGTAAGGAAAATGAGGGCTTCTTTCAACGTTTACGGCCCATTAACCCTTAGAAATGGTTATGCGAAAGTCGCCCTTCCAGGTGGATGTTCTATCGGTGCAAGGCCTGTGGACTTTCATTTAGAGGGTTTAAAGAAGTTGGGAATAGAAAGTACGATCGAACACGGTTTCGTAACCAGTAAATTGAACAATCCCAATAGCCTAATAAATATATCTTTACCTTTTCCAAGTGTTGGAGCCACAGAACATGTCTTAACCACCGCTTGTTTACTGGAAGGAGTAAAAACGACTATATCTAATTGTGCCATCGAACCAGAGGTAACAGATTTGGTTAACTTTTTAAACAGAATGGGAGCCAAAATTACAGGTGGGGGAACCTCAATATTGAAAATCGAAGGGGTAAAAAAACTATCAGGTATAAAATATACTATAATTCCTGACAGAATTGAAGCAGGCACCTATATCATACTAGGAAAACTCATAGGCGAAAAACTAACCATACAAAATGTATCTGCTGAGCATCTAAATAGTTTATTCTCCGTATTCGAAAATATAGGAAGCCCGATAGATTACGACGAGAAAAAAAGAGAAGTAAAAGTAGTTGAAACTCCTCTGGATACATTGAACAGTATCAGCATGGAGACATCCCCTTTTCCAGGATTTCCAACAGATTTACAGCCTCAGATCACTACATTTTTATCCTTGGTCCCGGGAAGGTCTACAATAACCGAAACCGTATTTAAAAGCAGATTTTATCACATTGACGAGTTGAACAGAATGGGAGCTAAGATTAGAGTAGAAGACAATACTGCAATTATAGAAGGGGTAAACAAACTATCAGGAGCACCTGTAGAAGCTACAGACCTAAGGGCCGCTGCAGCCTTACTTATAGCAGGACTCGTCGCAGAAGGAGAAACAATTATCTCAAATGTGGATCATATCTTTAGAGGATACGAAAACATACACGAAAAATTAGAACAAGTAGGTATAGATTTAATTTACGAAAAATAG
- the tyrS gene encoding tyrosine--tRNA ligase, translating into MSPQDQLKIIQENSVDLITVEDLLNKMRKKGQLKVKLGVDPSRPDLHLGHAVVLRKLKQFQEFGHIVYLIIGDFTARIGDPSGRSKTRPLLSEDEVLENSKTYVEQAFRILHPDKTVVKYNSEWLSKLSFADVINLSSRYTVARMLERDDFNKRLKENQPISISEFLYPLAQAYDSIVIEADVELGGTDQLFNLLVGRKLQEEFGQSPQVVLTMPLIEGTDGYLKMSKSYDNYIAFNDSPKDIVGKVMSIPDHLIIKYMRYLTDISKEKIQNFEEIMKSGEANPRDIKMILAEEIVTMLYNKDEAEKAKQNFVSIFQKREMPEDLPEIKVKSGETILDIVSKTEVYDSNSEIKRAINQGAIRINDKKINDFKQILDCEDGAILRVGKKSYFKIKKIK; encoded by the coding sequence TTGAGCCCGCAAGACCAACTTAAAATCATACAAGAAAATTCTGTCGACCTTATTACAGTAGAAGATTTATTGAATAAAATGAGAAAAAAAGGGCAGTTAAAAGTTAAATTAGGCGTAGATCCCTCAAGGCCAGATCTTCATTTAGGACACGCTGTTGTTTTAAGAAAGTTAAAACAGTTTCAAGAGTTTGGTCATATAGTTTATTTGATAATTGGTGATTTCACCGCAAGAATAGGCGACCCTTCCGGAAGGTCAAAAACTAGACCTCTACTTTCTGAAGATGAAGTGCTAGAAAACTCTAAGACATATGTTGAACAAGCTTTTAGAATTCTCCATCCCGATAAAACTGTAGTAAAATATAACAGTGAATGGCTCTCCAAATTATCTTTTGCTGATGTGATTAACTTATCATCAAGGTATACCGTTGCTAGGATGCTCGAAAGAGACGATTTCAATAAAAGGTTAAAAGAAAATCAGCCTATAAGCATATCTGAATTTTTGTATCCTTTAGCTCAGGCGTATGATTCTATTGTTATCGAAGCTGATGTGGAACTTGGAGGTACAGATCAACTTTTCAATCTTTTAGTGGGAAGAAAGCTCCAAGAGGAGTTTGGCCAATCACCTCAAGTCGTGCTTACTATGCCATTAATTGAGGGAACAGATGGATACTTAAAGATGAGTAAAAGTTATGACAACTATATAGCTTTTAACGATTCTCCAAAAGATATTGTTGGTAAAGTTATGTCTATTCCTGATCATCTTATTATTAAGTATATGAGATATTTAACAGATATTTCAAAAGAGAAAATACAAAATTTTGAAGAAATAATGAAAAGTGGAGAAGCGAATCCTCGAGATATTAAAATGATATTAGCAGAAGAAATAGTTACTATGCTATATAATAAGGATGAAGCAGAAAAGGCCAAGCAAAACTTTGTCTCGATCTTTCAAAAAAGAGAAATGCCAGAAGATTTGCCAGAGATTAAAGTAAAAAGTGGAGAAACAATTTTAGATATAGTTTCAAAGACCGAAGTTTACGATAGTAACAGTGAAATAAAGAGGGCTATAAACCAAGGGGCTATCAGAATCAACGACAAAAAAATAAATGATTTCAAACAGATCCTTGATTGTGAGGATGGAGCTATATTAAGAGTTGGGAAAAAAAGTTATTTTAAAATAAAAAAGATTAAATAG
- a CDS encoding LacI family DNA-binding transcriptional regulator — protein MKDKKRNPNPTIKDVARLANVGIATVSRVLNNSEKVSEKTREKVLEIIEELGYSPNINARTLSSKNINSLSFVTPDMGNEFYGIMYSLLEKKISRNNYRLIVFPLIDQISLEKIKQNTDLIYQTDGVFFSSLSVSSIFQNRIPPKKIILIDSYDERFDSVYVDNYQVGKTAAEYLISNSPSNSTFYLVTFKELNNEFTSFVFKKRDEGFLQVMEENNKKVKIIYSDLLWDGGYKAIGNIIKRRPKKYLSIFATCDMIGVGVKKYLEEKNMHPKKDYSLIAVDNLPISRLFQLTTIRQPIIEMVEIAYEMFISSMGGREKVEHHKLEGKIVERET, from the coding sequence TTGAAAGACAAAAAGAGAAATCCGAATCCTACTATTAAAGATGTTGCGCGGCTTGCTAACGTCGGAATCGCAACAGTTTCAAGAGTATTAAATAATTCCGAAAAAGTAAGTGAAAAGACCAGGGAAAAAGTTCTAGAAATCATCGAAGAGTTGGGTTATTCTCCCAATATTAACGCTAGAACATTATCTTCAAAAAATATAAACTCTCTTTCTTTTGTGACCCCTGACATGGGAAACGAATTTTATGGGATAATGTATTCTCTACTTGAAAAGAAAATTTCTCGCAATAATTATAGGTTGATTGTTTTTCCTCTTATAGATCAGATATCCCTGGAAAAGATCAAGCAAAATACCGATTTAATTTATCAAACCGACGGGGTGTTCTTTTCTTCTCTTTCCGTCTCAAGTATTTTTCAGAACAGAATTCCCCCTAAAAAAATAATATTAATTGATTCATATGATGAAAGATTTGATTCTGTCTATGTTGATAATTATCAAGTCGGGAAAACTGCTGCTGAGTACCTTATAAGTAATTCGCCGTCAAATAGCACTTTTTATTTGGTTACTTTTAAGGAACTCAACAATGAATTTACCTCTTTCGTTTTCAAAAAAAGAGATGAAGGTTTTTTACAGGTTATGGAAGAGAACAATAAAAAGGTGAAAATTATATACAGCGATTTATTGTGGGACGGAGGGTATAAAGCAATTGGAAACATTATAAAAAGACGTCCTAAAAAGTATCTTTCTATTTTTGCAACATGTGACATGATTGGAGTAGGTGTCAAAAAGTACTTGGAAGAAAAGAACATGCATCCAAAAAAGGATTACTCATTGATAGCTGTTGATAATCTACCTATTAGTAGACTATTTCAATTAACAACGATTAGACAACCAATTATAGAAATGGTCGAAATTGCATATGAGATGTTCATTTCTTCTATGGGAGGAAGAGAAAAAGTTGAACATCATAAATTAGAAGGAAAAATAGTAGAAAGAGAAACATAA
- a CDS encoding RnfABCDGE type electron transport complex subunit D, whose translation MASGFFQKQVMMRKVLYSLIPIYAFAFYMYGWRLIFLSIFVYGFGILTEYIMERRQKRKVTEAVLVSCTLFVLSLPPATPWWIASIGIIFGVLFAKEVYGGFGRNVFNPAIAGRLFIYITFPNIMTQSWLQPGNFGRVTSDILTSATPLQILANGESFGLFELFFGLRSGSMGEGPIFLILIAAIYLIATKTASWKIMLSTFLSASLLTIFFSLMGLQNTSYPLEFLLSGSFMFVTIFMATDPVTAPKNETSKWFYGIIIGVTAILIRTFSLFPEGTSFGVLMGNTFAALLDTAFTRKKVKA comes from the coding sequence GTGGCATCAGGCTTCTTTCAAAAGCAAGTTATGATGAGAAAAGTGTTGTACTCGCTGATACCTATATACGCATTCGCTTTTTACATGTACGGATGGAGACTGATTTTTCTATCTATATTTGTTTATGGTTTTGGAATTTTGACAGAGTATATTATGGAAAGGAGACAAAAGCGTAAAGTTACCGAAGCGGTTCTAGTTAGCTGCACTTTATTTGTCTTATCCCTTCCTCCTGCAACACCCTGGTGGATTGCCAGTATTGGAATTATTTTTGGTGTTTTATTTGCAAAGGAAGTTTATGGAGGTTTTGGAAGGAACGTTTTTAATCCAGCTATTGCTGGTAGGCTTTTTATTTACATAACCTTTCCAAATATCATGACCCAATCATGGCTTCAACCAGGAAATTTTGGGAGAGTTACATCCGATATCTTAACTTCAGCAACCCCACTTCAAATTTTAGCAAATGGCGAAAGTTTCGGTTTGTTTGAATTATTTTTTGGACTTAGATCCGGTTCAATGGGAGAAGGTCCTATATTTTTAATACTTATAGCTGCAATTTACCTTATCGCTACAAAAACCGCCAGTTGGAAAATTATGTTATCGACATTTTTGAGTGCTTCTTTGCTGACTATCTTTTTTTCTTTAATGGGCCTACAGAACACCTCTTATCCTTTGGAATTCTTACTTTCTGGAAGTTTCATGTTTGTTACCATCTTTATGGCAACAGATCCTGTAACTGCACCAAAAAATGAAACTTCTAAATGGTTTTATGGCATTATAATAGGGGTTACGGCTATACTTATCAGAACATTTTCTCTTTTCCCAGAAGGTACGAGTTTTGGAGTGTTAATGGGTAACACTTTTGCTGCTTTGTTGGATACAGCTTTTACTAGAAAGAAGGTGAAAGCATGA
- the pulA gene encoding type I pullulanase — protein sequence MKKVGYFLLVFFLISILLGCSAQTGQANQTQTLPEEVGSTNLNDFVSLSERKTATDFDAQTVLIVHYYRPDGDYEPWNLWIWPSKPVSKEGARYLFDGEDSFGKYAIIKFDEKHEELGFIVRTDNWDKDISADRFVSIPESGVAEIWVLSGVENYYTDPENLDLSPRVNAAIMDSFDEITVNLTVPFDTKEWEGKVNFYEVEDSDPVALDVSDVYKTDPTDISVTTNITIKLANPISSHDVDKLYKVDIEGYVSENYVIMRNILDDEVFHYYGNDFGAVYSPDKTKFKVWSPVSSKATVLLFDNYLDEKPYKVVPMEKSNNGVWQATVNGDLKGKYYLYEFVSYGETRRTIDIYSTALAVNSTKSAIVDLKETDPVGWNKDVRPTLNNIEDSIVYEIHVKDFTIDESSGIPEEYRGKYLGLTIDNTQSPSGVKTGLSHLKELGVTHVHIMPIQDAGSLDETKFDEQYGWGYDPLVYNVPEGIYSTDPYDPLKRINEVKNVVKTFHENGIRVVLDVVYNHTYQVGKNSPFDQTVPYFYYRTDQSGKYTNGSGVGNEIATERFMVRKYIVDSLKYWVEEYHVDGFRFDLLGLFDKETVKTISEELHAILPDVLLYGEPWTGGGPITFGKGDQKGLEVAVFNDDVRNAIRGSVFEPEAKGFGLGAPGQQTKIKRGVVGSIEYDSTIRSWAQDPQETMNYVSNHDNHTLWDKNALALGVKPWEEEIDSLTLETLKASQKFSNAMILTMQGIPFLHGGVDFARTKNGNDNPYNILEPNVYDWNRKSQFYDIFEYYQGLIEMRKAHTAFRMSNSEDIINHIEFFELPREYRKTVAFIIKDNANNDQWKNIVVVYNAEPESSVQITLPDGEWNLVVNEDTAGTETLDVVEGVIEVSPLSVYVLYQN from the coding sequence ATGAAGAAAGTAGGTTACTTTTTGTTAGTATTTTTCTTAATTTCCATTTTGTTAGGCTGTTCTGCACAAACAGGTCAAGCCAACCAAACTCAAACTTTGCCTGAAGAGGTTGGAAGTACAAATCTTAACGATTTTGTAAGTCTTTCTGAAAGAAAAACTGCGACTGACTTTGATGCACAAACCGTTTTGATCGTACACTATTACAGACCTGATGGTGATTATGAACCTTGGAATCTCTGGATTTGGCCAAGCAAACCCGTTTCCAAAGAAGGAGCTAGATATTTATTCGATGGTGAAGACAGCTTTGGCAAGTACGCAATTATCAAATTTGATGAAAAGCATGAGGAGCTGGGTTTCATTGTAAGAACAGATAACTGGGATAAAGATATTTCAGCGGATAGATTCGTGAGTATACCTGAAAGCGGGGTTGCTGAAATATGGGTATTATCAGGCGTAGAGAATTACTATACCGATCCAGAAAACCTTGACCTAAGTCCTCGAGTGAACGCAGCTATTATGGATTCATTCGATGAAATAACGGTGAATCTAACTGTGCCCTTTGATACAAAAGAGTGGGAAGGTAAAGTTAATTTTTATGAGGTGGAAGATTCTGATCCCGTTGCTTTAGATGTATCAGATGTTTATAAAACTGATCCTACCGATATTTCCGTTACCACAAATATTACCATAAAACTTGCTAATCCTATATCTTCCCACGATGTGGATAAATTGTATAAAGTAGATATAGAAGGATATGTATCAGAAAATTATGTAATTATGCGAAATATTTTAGATGATGAAGTTTTTCATTACTACGGAAACGATTTTGGAGCGGTGTATTCCCCAGATAAAACAAAATTTAAAGTTTGGTCTCCAGTATCCTCAAAGGCAACGGTACTACTTTTTGATAATTATTTGGATGAAAAACCTTATAAAGTAGTTCCCATGGAAAAAAGCAATAACGGCGTTTGGCAAGCCACAGTGAATGGTGATTTAAAAGGGAAGTATTATCTTTATGAGTTTGTATCTTATGGAGAAACAAGAAGAACTATAGATATTTATTCCACGGCTCTTGCCGTCAATTCTACCAAGTCTGCGATTGTTGATTTGAAAGAAACCGATCCCGTAGGTTGGAATAAGGATGTAAGGCCTACTCTCAACAACATAGAAGATTCAATTGTTTATGAAATTCATGTAAAGGATTTTACGATAGATGAAAGCTCAGGAATTCCAGAAGAATACAGGGGTAAATATCTTGGATTGACTATAGACAATACACAATCTCCAAGCGGTGTGAAGACGGGGTTATCCCATCTAAAGGAACTTGGAGTTACTCATGTTCACATTATGCCTATTCAAGATGCTGGCTCTTTAGATGAAACTAAATTCGATGAGCAATACGGTTGGGGATATGATCCTCTAGTATACAATGTCCCCGAAGGTATTTATTCAACAGATCCATACGATCCATTAAAGAGAATTAATGAAGTAAAAAATGTAGTCAAAACTTTTCACGAAAACGGTATAAGGGTTGTGCTGGATGTTGTGTACAACCATACATACCAAGTTGGAAAAAATTCACCTTTCGATCAAACGGTTCCTTACTTCTATTACCGTACCGATCAATCAGGGAAATATACAAATGGTTCAGGAGTAGGGAACGAAATAGCCACTGAAAGGTTTATGGTTAGAAAGTACATAGTAGATAGTTTAAAGTATTGGGTAGAAGAGTACCATGTTGATGGATTCAGATTCGATTTATTAGGTTTATTCGACAAAGAAACAGTAAAAACAATATCAGAAGAATTACACGCTATACTACCAGACGTGCTTCTATACGGGGAACCATGGACTGGTGGAGGCCCAATAACGTTTGGCAAAGGAGACCAAAAAGGTTTAGAAGTAGCTGTATTCAACGATGATGTCAGAAATGCTATCAGAGGGAGCGTATTTGAACCTGAGGCCAAAGGTTTTGGATTAGGCGCTCCTGGTCAACAAACGAAAATAAAAAGAGGCGTCGTTGGATCTATCGAATACGATAGTACAATAAGATCTTGGGCCCAAGACCCACAAGAAACTATGAACTACGTTTCTAATCATGATAATCATACTTTATGGGATAAAAATGCTCTTGCTCTAGGTGTAAAACCTTGGGAAGAAGAGATAGATTCACTAACTTTAGAAACCTTAAAAGCCTCTCAAAAATTTTCTAACGCAATGATTTTAACCATGCAAGGTATACCCTTCTTACACGGAGGGGTTGATTTTGCAAGGACTAAGAATGGGAACGATAATCCATACAACATTTTAGAACCCAATGTATACGACTGGAATAGAAAAAGCCAGTTTTACGATATCTTTGAGTATTACCAAGGATTGATAGAAATGAGAAAAGCTCATACTGCCTTTAGGATGAGCAATAGTGAAGATATTATAAATCATATAGAATTTTTCGAACTACCCAGAGAATATAGAAAAACTGTTGCTTTTATTATAAAAGATAACGCAAACAACGATCAATGGAAAAATATTGTGGTTGTTTACAACGCGGAACCAGAATCTTCAGTTCAAATTACTTTACCCGACGGCGAATGGAACTTAGTTGTCAATGAGGATACAGCAGGTACAGAAACATTGGATGTTGTAGAGGGAGTAATCGAAGTATCACCTTTATCCGTCTACGTTTTATATCAAAATTAA